A DNA window from Rhipicephalus sanguineus isolate Rsan-2018 chromosome 8, BIME_Rsan_1.4, whole genome shotgun sequence contains the following coding sequences:
- the LOC119401284 gene encoding SET and MYND domain-containing protein 4: protein MSKIETWQDVLDSTTERIRQGNGFTVFSALGTNEERVRFCLRHEVANPRIKHWLAVLCSSKHRKFWEKASELRSEGNICFNRKQFAKAAEFYTQSILSAPFPDTADAEGHAEEMSLGFANRSAAYFHAGKYKRSLCDVRYAFELGYPNHMRYKLYLRKGQCYLRLGKPREALENFDMASKVLRRAGLDSRKHAQQVKEIDMFKQACTGNKMPPVPSDEDDPDDESQVPSVVHGVHDSVPNCTSGVDILYSTEKGRFVVANRELRTGDAIFVEKPYASVLLPGHAKTHCHHCHKRLQNAVPCSQCNQVRYCSFSCAKDSWSQYHQWECGNLNLLYSVGIAHLAIRIIFVTGLTKLCHFSRALSAGDDKVSEFPYNAVYELVTHDDKMYADDMLQYSLTAALLYMLLDQVQFFNLDEVASKVSALSLTGRNGSSGFGMKEHGTAALKTLTGGLLLRHIQQLVCNAHAITSLESKTMQEDDVVVTTEQVRIATAIYPSASLMNHACNPNIISNFPFGSTLVVRAVKNIAAGEEVLNCYGPHYQRMSFSERRQTLQEQYFFTCNCTACGAGEDAEQRLQALKCEYCDGPLNTPDDSGKAACLDCGTTQECLAREQKAFRMHDLYVQGVQLAEKGNHLEALQRLNKCLKAREKLMYKHNLKLLEAKDMVAKCFCAIGDFRSACEVLSPAVDAIREIYGENSIELANELQKMSDVLVNAVPQAIRQEASAEEIDHLIKSADSVIDEAMTIYILHYGRRHHTTRDLQAKRRMLATVS, encoded by the coding sequence ATGTCCAAGATCGAAACATGGCAGGACGTTCTCGACAGCACCACAGAGCGGATACGCCAGGGAAATGGTTTTACCGTCTTCAGTGCACTTGGAACAAATGAAGAGCGGGTGAGGTTCTGCCTCCGCCACGAAGTAGCCAACCCACGCATCAAGCACTGGTTGGCAGTTCTTTGCTCGTCTAAGCACCGCAAATTCTGGGAGAAGGCCTCCGAACTACGAAGCGAGGGAAACATCTGTTTCAACCGCAAGCAGTTCGCTAAAGCCGCGGAGTTTTACACGCAGAGCATCCTCTCGGCTCCTTTTCCGGATACGGCTGACGCCGAGGGACACGCCGAAGAGATGTCGCTAGGATTCGCGAATCGGTCCGCCGCCTACTTCCACGCGGGCAAGTACAAACGCTCCTTGTGCGACGTGCGCTACGCATTCGAGCTCGGATATCCGAACCACATGCGCTACAAGTTGTACCTGCGGAAAGGGCAGTGCTACCTTCGGCTCGGAAAGCCCAGAGAAGCGCTGGAAAATTTCGACATGGCCAGCAAGGTGCTGCGGCGTGCGGGCTTGGACAGCCGGAAACACGCACAACAGGTGAAAGAGATCGACATGTTCAAACAAGCGTGTACCGGTAACAAGATGCCACCGGTCCCGAGCGACGAAGATGACCCAGACGACGAGTCACAAGTGCCCAGTGTCGTTCACGGCGTTCACGATTCCGTACCGAACTGCACTAGCGGCGTGGACATCTTGTACAGCACCGAGAAGGGGCGTTTCGTAGTGGCAAACCGGGAGCTGCGAACGGGAGACGCAATCTTTGTCGAGAAACCTTATGCTTCGGTTCTGCTGCCTGGTCACGCAAAAACCCATTGCCATCACTGTCACAAAAGGCTCCAAAATGCTGTTCCATGCTCGCAGTGCAACCAAGTACGGTACTGTTCCTTCAGCTGCGCAAAGGACTCCTGGAGTCAGTATCACCAGTGGGAGTGTGGTAACCTGAACCTTTTGTACTCTGTAGGAATTGCTCATTTGGCCATCAGGATTATTTTTGTGACGGGTCTGACCAAGCTTTGCCACTTTTCTAGAGCACTCTCTGCCGGAGATGACAAAGTCAGTGAATTTCCTTATAATGCCGTGTATGAGCTGGTTACACACGATGACAagatgtatgctgatgacatgcTACAATACTCCCTGACAGCAGCGTTGCTCTATATGCTACTGGATCAGGTCCAGTTCTTCAACCTCGACGAAGTGGCTTCAAAAGTTTCAGCGCTGAGTCTCACTGGAAGAAATGGGTCGAGTGGCTTTGGCATGAAGGAACACGGTACTGCAGCATTGAAAACACTCACAGGAGGCCTCTTGCTACGCCACATTCAGCAGCTTGTGTGTAATGCCCATGCAATCACTTCACTGGAGTCAAAAACAATGCAAGAGGATGATGTCGTGGTCACGACTGAGCAAGTTCGTATAGCCACCGCCATCTACCCTAGTGCAAGCCTAATGAACCACGCTTGCAACCCCAACATCATTTCAAACTTTCCATTTGGCTCAACCCTTGTTGTGAGAGCTGTAAAGAACATAGCAGCCGGGGAGGAAGTTTTGAACTGCTACGGACCTCACTACCAGAGAATGTCCTTTTCTGAACGGCGCCAGACCCTCCAAGAACAGTATTTCTTCACTTGCAACTGCACTGCTTGTGGCGCTGGTGAGGATGCCGAACAGCGCCTACAGGCCTTGAAGTGCGAATACTGTGATGGGCCGCTGAATACACCCGACGATAGTGGGAAGGCCGCCTGCCTGGACTGCGGCACCACTCAAGAGTGCCTTGCACGCGAGCAGAAGGCATTTCGAATGCATGACCTGTATGTGCAAGGCGTGCAACTAGCTGAGAAGGGAAACCACTTGGAAGCCCTGCAGCGCCTTAACAAGTGTTTGAAGGCACGAGAGAAGCTGATGTATAAACACAACCTGAAACTTCTAGAAGCCAAGGATATGGTGGCAAAGTGCTTCTGTGCTATTGGTGACTTCCGATCGGCATGTGAAGTGCTGAGTCCCGCTGTTGACGCGATCCGAGAGATATATGGAGAGAACAGCATCGAGCTTGCCAATGAGCTTCAGAAGATGTCCGACGTACTTGTTAATGCTGTGCCTCAGGCGATCCGTCAGGAGGCTTCAGCTGAGGAGATTGATCACCTCATAAAGAGTGCAGATTCTGTGATTGATGAAGCGATGACCATCTACATTCTCCACTACGGAAGAAGACACCATACGACACGGGACTTGCAA